In the genome of Deltaproteobacteria bacterium, one region contains:
- a CDS encoding TM0996/MTH895 family glutaredoxin-like protein translates to MKKLQILGPGCIKCIELGKRTEEAAKSLGLDYELEKVTELNQIMAYGVMMTPALVVEGEVKVVGQVPGVEEIKKMIQ, encoded by the coding sequence ATGAAAAAATTGCAGATTCTGGGGCCGGGCTGCATCAAGTGTATCGAACTCGGCAAGCGCACCGAGGAGGCCGCCAAATCTTTGGGCCTGGATTATGAGTTGGAGAAGGTCACCGAGCTGAACCAGATCATGGCCTATGGGGTGATGATGACTCCGGCCCTGGTGGTGGAAGGCGAAGTCAAGGTAGTGGGCCAGGTGCCCGGTGTAGAGGAAATCAAAAAAATGATTCAGTAA
- a CDS encoding Fe-S cluster protein, which yields MLLEHITKFDIFRPKCDSTKEVLHAIAQVEEDISPTLPYLNAELGGWDYDAQNQSLLLKLSAGKWVTLHPHEIAIRGARDQEEAHALLEWIKGQINEIYGRREQITPRYSSQAGLKVMEILKLLPMTNCKACGYATCMAYAAALREGEIPLNGCPPLWEEKYREKREKLQQYLESFGWRAVDEL from the coding sequence ATGTTACTGGAGCATATCACTAAATTTGACATTTTCCGGCCCAAATGTGATTCCACCAAGGAGGTGTTGCACGCCATTGCTCAGGTGGAGGAAGATATTTCTCCGACTTTACCTTACCTCAACGCCGAGTTGGGGGGCTGGGATTACGACGCCCAGAATCAAAGCCTCCTGCTGAAACTTTCCGCTGGTAAATGGGTCACCTTACACCCGCATGAGATTGCCATTCGCGGGGCCCGCGACCAGGAGGAGGCCCACGCCCTGCTGGAATGGATCAAGGGGCAGATCAATGAGATTTATGGGCGCCGGGAGCAAATCACCCCCCGCTACAGCAGCCAGGCGGGGCTCAAGGTGATGGAAATCTTGAAACTCCTGCCTATGACCAACTGCAAGGCCTGCGGTTATGCCACTTGCATGGCTTATGCCGCGGCCTTGCGGGAAGGTGAAATCCCCCTCAACGGCTGTCCGCCCCTGTGGGAAGAAAAGTATCGGGAGAAGCGGGAAAAGCTCCAGCAATATTTAGAAAGCTTCGGCTGGCGGGCAGTGGATGAGTTATAA